Proteins from one Enoplosus armatus isolate fEnoArm2 chromosome 4, fEnoArm2.hap1, whole genome shotgun sequence genomic window:
- the usp30 gene encoding ubiquitin carboxyl-terminal hydrolase 30, producing the protein MLWCRPESSDKLVGEFLGTGPIVRNKMIKNWGVIGGIAAAIAAGVYVLWGPITERKKRKRGMVPGLLNLGNTCFLNSLLQGLAACPSFIRWLEKFSGPPLIQSCKDNQLSMTLLQLLKVLSSEEPGEEDVLDAGCLLEVLRLYRWHISSFEEQDAHELFHVLTSSLEEERDRQPKVTHLFDMQSLESLPDQDDKTMTCRSRAPLHPIPSPWKFQHPFHGRLTSNMSCKRCEQQSPVRYDSFESLSLSIPLPQWGRPISLDQCLQHFISSETIKEVECENCTKLQQGTRVNGQVLESQRTAFVKQLKLGKLPQCLCIHLQRLTWSSEGTPIKRQEHVQFTEYLSMDRYKHNVSTQRSQWFKCAPKPIKAENSDDSTEKPTANGTDAEHRNNNNNPFSNGTCSSVFLHSPGVNPQLGLTYDYSSTEYLFQLTAVLVHHGDMHSGHFVTYRRSPSSPRSPSSPLSPSPFSSQWLWVSDDSVRKASLHEVLSSNAYMLFYERVRRLNLAVRTSEE; encoded by the exons ATGTTGTGGTGCAGACCAGAAAGCTCTGATAAGCTTGTTGGGGAGTTCCTTGGCACCGGACCCATAGTCAG AAACAAGATGATAAAAAACTGGGGTGTCATTGGTGGGATAGCTGCTGCGATCGCAGCTGGAGTATACGTTTTGTGGGGCCCaattacagagagaaagaagagaaagagag GTATGGTTCCTGGTCTGTTGAACTTAGGCAACACCTGCTTCCTGAACTCTTTGCTTCAGGGTTTGGCAGCATGTCCATCCTTCATCAGGTGGCTGGAGAAGTTTTCGGGTCCGCCTCTCATCCAGTCATGCAAAGACAACCAGTTGTCCATGACACTGCTTCAGCTTCTCAAAG TTCTGTCCAGTGAGGAGCCTGGGGAGGAAGATGTACTTGATGCCGGATGCCTCCTGGAAGTTCTCAGACTCTACCGGTGGCACATCAGTTCATTTGAAGAGCAG GATGCACATGAACTCTTCCATGTCCTTACATCTTctctggaggaggagcgggATCGTCAACCCAAAGTCACTCACTTGTTTGACATGCAGTCACTCGAG AGTCTCCCTGATCAAGATGACAAAACTATGACCTGCAGAAGTCGAG CCCCTCTTCATCCAATACCAAGTCCTTGGAAGTTTCAGCATCCTTTTCATGGTCGTTTAACAAGCAACATGTCTTGCAAGCGCTGCGAACAACAA AGTCCGGTGCGATATGACTCATTTGAGAGCCTCTCCCTGTCCATCCCTTTACCTCAGTGG GGTCGACCGATCTCTCTAGATCAATGTCTTCAGCATTTCATCTCCTCAGAAACCATCAAAGAAGTGGAGTGTGAAAACTGCACCAAG CTTCAACAAGGGACCAGAGTAAATGGGCAAGTTCTGGAAAGCCAGAGGACAGCATTTGTTAAACAGCTAAAACTGGGAAAG CTCCCCCAGTGCCTCTGCATCCATTTACAAAGACTGACATGGTCCAGTGAAGGAACCCCCATCAAAAGACAGGAGCACGTGCAGTTCACAGAGTATCTATCAATGGACCGctacaaacacaatgtgtccACACAGAGAAGTCAGTGGTTCAAATGCGCTCCAAAGCCCATAAAGGCAGAAAATTCAGACGATTCCACAGAGAAGCCCACTGCTAATGGCACTG atgCAGAGCAccgtaacaacaacaacaaccctttTTCCAATGGAACCTGTTCGTCTGTATTTCTTCACTCACCTGGTGTGAACCCACAGCTCGGCCTCACATATGACTACAG TTCTACAGAGTACCTTTTCCAGCTCACGGCTGTGCTGGTCCACCACGGTGACATGCACTCAGGACATTTCGTCACGTACCGCCGCAGCCCTTCCTCACCTCGCAGCCCTTCCTCACCTCTCAGCCCTTCACCCTTCAGCTCTCAGTGGCTGTGGGTGTCGGACGACTCGGTACGAAAAGCCAGTCTACACGAGGTGCTGTCTTCCAACGCTTACATGCTCTTCTACGAGAGAGTCCGAAGACTGAACCTCGCCGTGCGCACATCAGAGGAGTGA
- the alkbh2 gene encoding DNA oxidative demethylase ALKBH2, translating to MEKFVFRGQNKRSCPNDARGPRKKIKLESDERMKQEEEEDDEHAALAEFSDPVPWQKIEAEGLDCDYAQLFSKQEADPLFKQLEEEVEYSTGEEAKVQVFGKVYNIPRKQATYGDAGLAYTYSGVTRLACPWTPTLEYIRDAVTKTTGQTFNFVLVNRYKDGHDHMGEHRDDEKELDPLCPIASVSLGAARDFIFRHRDARGKQSRRQIEPIRLELAHGSLLLMNPPTNTFWYHSLPARKKISLPRINLTFRRIRPGRKK from the exons ATGGAAAAGTTTGTGTTTCGGGGACAGAATAAACGCTCCTGTCCCAACGATGCAAGAGGTCCACGGAAGAAGATCAAACTGGAGAGTGATGAGAGgatgaagcaggaggaggaggaggacgacgaaCATGCCGCTTTAGCAGAGTTCTCTGACCCTGTTCCCTGGCAAAAAATAGAGGCAGAGGGACTAGACTGTGATTACGCTCAGCTGTTCTCCAAACAGGAAGCAGACCCTCTTTTtaaacagctggaggaggaggtggagtacTCAACAG GGGAAGAAGCAAAAGTCCAGGTGTTCGGAAAGGTGTACAACATCCCGAGAAAGCAGGCCACATATGGAGACGCAGGACTCGCCTACACTTATTCTGGGGTGACACGTTTAGCTTGCCCGTGGACTCCAACCTTGGAATATATTCGGGATGCTGTCACAAAAACAACTGGACAGACATTTAACTTTGTTCTGGTCAACAG GTACAAAGACGGGCATGATCACATGGGTGAGCATCGTGATGACGAGAAGGAGCTGGACCCCCTCTGTCCCATCGCCTCCGTCTCTCTGGGAGCGGCACGAGACTTTATCTTCCGGCACAGAGATGCTCGAGGAAAACAGAGCCGCCGACAGATTGAACCCATCAGGCTGGAGCTCGCTCATGGAAGCCTGCTCCTCATGAACCCACCAACCAACACTTTCTGGTACCACAGCCTCCCTGCTCGCAAGAAGATTTCCCTGCCTCGTATCAACCTCACATTTAGACGCATACGACCAGGCAGGAAGAAATGA
- the unga gene encoding uracil-DNA glycosylase isoform X2: MIGQKTINSFFTSVSKKRTSKDLNEAEEDAKDPKKPKSSAVKPEPSSPPPAPLSPEQLDRIARNKRAALEKLASAQTPPGFGESWRSGLSAEFGKPYFKQLMNFVSDERKRHTVYPPAEHVFTWTQMCDIQDVKVVILGQDPYHGPNQAHGLCFSVKRPVPPPPSLENMYKELVSDIEGFQRPGHGDLTGWAKQGVLLLNAVLTVRAHQANSHKDKGWEIFTDAVVQWLSSNQESLVFMLWGSYAQKKGAAIDRKRHHVLQAVHPSPLSAHRGFFGCRHFSKANELLKKSGKSSINWKAL; encoded by the exons ATGATTGGACAGAAAACTATTAACTCATTTTTTACATCTGTCTCGAAAAAGAGAACTTCTAAGGATTTAAATGAAGCCGAGGAGGATGCTAAAGATCCG AAGAAGCCGAAGTCCTCGGCGGTGAAGCCTGAGCCGTCCAGCCCTCCTCCCGCTCCTCTGTCCCCGGAGCAGCTGGACAGGATCGCCCGCAACAAGAGAGCAGCGCTCGAGAAACTCGCTTCCGCTCAAACACCTCCAGGGTTTGGAGAAAGCTGGAGAAGCGGACTGTCGGCTGAGTTTGGAAAACCCTATTTTAAACAA TTGATGAATTTTGTCTCTGATGAGAGGAAACGCCACACTGTGTACCCACCTGCTGAGCATGTCTTCACCTGGACACAGATGTGTGACATCCAAGAT GTCAAAGTGGTGATTCTTGGTCAGGATCCATATCATGGTCCTAACCAAGCCCATGGATTGTGCTTTAGTGTCAAAAGACCAGTGCCTCCTCCACCCAG TTTGGAGAACATGTACAAAGAGCTGGTTTCAGACATCGAAGGGTTTCAGCGCCCTGGACACGGTGATCTGACTGGATGGGCCAAACAag GTGTGTTGTTGCTCAACGCTGTGTTGACCGTCCGAGCGCACCAGGCCAACTCCCACAAAGACAAAGGCTGGGAGATCTTCACTGATGCTGTGGTGCAGTGGCTCAGCAGCAACCAGGAAAGTCTCGTCTTCATGCTGTGGGGATCATATGCTCAGAAGAAAGGAGCCGCTATTGACAGG AAACGCCACCACGTCCTGCAGGCTGTGCATCCTTCTCCCTTGTCTGCTCATCGAGGATTTTTTGGCTGCAGGCATTTCTCAAAGGCCAACGAGTTGCTAAAGAAATCTGGAAAGTCTTCCATAAACTGGAAGGCACTTTAA
- the unga gene encoding uracil-DNA glycosylase isoform X3, protein MIGQKTINSFFTSVSKKRTSKDLNEAEEDAKDPVSRKKPKSSAVKPEPSSPPPAPLSPEQLDRIARNKRAALEKLASAQTPPGFGESWRSGLSAEFGKPYFKQLMNFVSDERKRHTVYPPAEHVFTWTQMCDIQDVKVVILGQDPYHGPNQAHGLCFSVKRPVPPPPSLENMYKELVSDIEGFQRPGHGDLTGWAKQGVLLLNAVLTVRAHQANSHKDKGWEIFTDAVVQWLSSNQESLVFMLWGSYAQKKGAAIDRKRHHVLQAVHPSPLSAHRGFFGCRHFSKANELLKKSGKSSINWKAL, encoded by the exons ATGATTGGACAGAAAACTATTAACTCATTTTTTACATCTGTCTCGAAAAAGAGAACTTCTAAGGATTTAAATGAAGCCGAGGAGGATGCTAAAGATCCGGTGAGTCGC AAGAAGCCGAAGTCCTCGGCGGTGAAGCCTGAGCCGTCCAGCCCTCCTCCCGCTCCTCTGTCCCCGGAGCAGCTGGACAGGATCGCCCGCAACAAGAGAGCAGCGCTCGAGAAACTCGCTTCCGCTCAAACACCTCCAGGGTTTGGAGAAAGCTGGAGAAGCGGACTGTCGGCTGAGTTTGGAAAACCCTATTTTAAACAA TTGATGAATTTTGTCTCTGATGAGAGGAAACGCCACACTGTGTACCCACCTGCTGAGCATGTCTTCACCTGGACACAGATGTGTGACATCCAAGAT GTCAAAGTGGTGATTCTTGGTCAGGATCCATATCATGGTCCTAACCAAGCCCATGGATTGTGCTTTAGTGTCAAAAGACCAGTGCCTCCTCCACCCAG TTTGGAGAACATGTACAAAGAGCTGGTTTCAGACATCGAAGGGTTTCAGCGCCCTGGACACGGTGATCTGACTGGATGGGCCAAACAag GTGTGTTGTTGCTCAACGCTGTGTTGACCGTCCGAGCGCACCAGGCCAACTCCCACAAAGACAAAGGCTGGGAGATCTTCACTGATGCTGTGGTGCAGTGGCTCAGCAGCAACCAGGAAAGTCTCGTCTTCATGCTGTGGGGATCATATGCTCAGAAGAAAGGAGCCGCTATTGACAGG AAACGCCACCACGTCCTGCAGGCTGTGCATCCTTCTCCCTTGTCTGCTCATCGAGGATTTTTTGGCTGCAGGCATTTCTCAAAGGCCAACGAGTTGCTAAAGAAATCTGGAAAGTCTTCCATAAACTGGAAGGCACTTTAA
- the unga gene encoding uracil-DNA glycosylase isoform X1 → MFVLPSRWFLKLVSPPAARFSPALYFAQYTKIVQKKPKSSAVKPEPSSPPPAPLSPEQLDRIARNKRAALEKLASAQTPPGFGESWRSGLSAEFGKPYFKQLMNFVSDERKRHTVYPPAEHVFTWTQMCDIQDVKVVILGQDPYHGPNQAHGLCFSVKRPVPPPPSLENMYKELVSDIEGFQRPGHGDLTGWAKQGVLLLNAVLTVRAHQANSHKDKGWEIFTDAVVQWLSSNQESLVFMLWGSYAQKKGAAIDRKRHHVLQAVHPSPLSAHRGFFGCRHFSKANELLKKSGKSSINWKAL, encoded by the exons ATGTTTGTACTGCCCTCTCGGTGGTTTCTAAAGCTAGTTTCACCTCCAGCTGCACGCTTCTCACCTGCTCTGTATTTTGCTCAATACACTAAAATCGTGCAGAAGAAGCCGAAGTCCTCGGCGGTGAAGCCTGAGCCGTCCAGCCCTCCTCCCGCTCCTCTGTCCCCGGAGCAGCTGGACAGGATCGCCCGCAACAAGAGAGCAGCGCTCGAGAAACTCGCTTCCGCTCAAACACCTCCAGGGTTTGGAGAAAGCTGGAGAAGCGGACTGTCGGCTGAGTTTGGAAAACCCTATTTTAAACAA TTGATGAATTTTGTCTCTGATGAGAGGAAACGCCACACTGTGTACCCACCTGCTGAGCATGTCTTCACCTGGACACAGATGTGTGACATCCAAGAT GTCAAAGTGGTGATTCTTGGTCAGGATCCATATCATGGTCCTAACCAAGCCCATGGATTGTGCTTTAGTGTCAAAAGACCAGTGCCTCCTCCACCCAG TTTGGAGAACATGTACAAAGAGCTGGTTTCAGACATCGAAGGGTTTCAGCGCCCTGGACACGGTGATCTGACTGGATGGGCCAAACAag GTGTGTTGTTGCTCAACGCTGTGTTGACCGTCCGAGCGCACCAGGCCAACTCCCACAAAGACAAAGGCTGGGAGATCTTCACTGATGCTGTGGTGCAGTGGCTCAGCAGCAACCAGGAAAGTCTCGTCTTCATGCTGTGGGGATCATATGCTCAGAAGAAAGGAGCCGCTATTGACAGG AAACGCCACCACGTCCTGCAGGCTGTGCATCCTTCTCCCTTGTCTGCTCATCGAGGATTTTTTGGCTGCAGGCATTTCTCAAAGGCCAACGAGTTGCTAAAGAAATCTGGAAAGTCTTCCATAAACTGGAAGGCACTTTAA
- the pxmp2 gene encoding peroxisomal membrane protein 2: protein MPVESLPVRDASIHFRLLQQYLVLLKKYPILTKSVTSGILSALGNLLSQTVEARKKAKNGAPVNELDAAGATRYAIYGLFITGPVSHYFYQLMEVWMPSTDPYCIVKRLLLDRLFFAPGFLLLFYFVMNILEAKGWGDFEKKMRASYWTALKMNWKVWTPFQFININFVPVQFRVLFANMIALFWYAYLASVRK, encoded by the exons ATGCCTGTGGAGAGCCTGCCAGTCCGGGATGCGTCCATTCATTTCCGTTTACTGCAGCAGTATCTGGTTCTTCTGAAGAAATACCCCATCCTTACTAAATCTGTGACGAG CGGCATCCTCTCAGCTTTAGGAAATCTTCTGTCTCAGACTGTGGAGGCAAgaaaaaaggctaaaaatgGAGCCCCGGTCAATGAGCTTGATGCTGCTGGAGCTACACGCTATGCCATTTATGG GTTGTTTATTACTGGACCAGTGAGCCATTACTTTTACCAGCTGATGGAAGTGTGGATGCCCAGCACTGACCCGTACTGTATAGTCAAACGTCTGCTACTGGATCGGCTTTTTTTTGCCCCCGGCTTTCTGCTCCTTTTCTACTTTGTTATGAACATCCTGGAG GCTAAAGGGTGGGGTGACTTTGAGAAGAAGATGAGAGCAAGTTACTGGACTGCTTTAAAGATGAATTGGAAAGTTTGGACTCCCTTCCAGTTCATAAATATCAACTTTGTGCCTGTTCAG tTCCGAGTGCTGTTTGCCAACATGATCGCCTTGTTTTGGTACGCCTACCTTGCATCTGTGAGGAAGTGA
- the LOC139283780 gene encoding polyubiquitin-like, giving the protein MDIIIIMLDGTSHSLRVSPQDTVGSLKTLVHQQLGVPPQRQRLVFDNGQRTQLSDDSRTVSHYCLQPGSRVSLLVTQPETIQVFLRNEKGQMSTYDIKPDETVSDFKRKVQCREGVQASQLRLIHQSKEMREGKLSDYSVKALSTIDMMLRLRGG; this is encoded by the coding sequence ATGGATATAATCATCATTATGCTGGATGGGACGTCTCACAGCCTGAGGGTGAGCCCGCAGGACACAGTGGGCTCTCTGAAAACACTCGTTCATCAGCAGCTAGGAGTTCCCCCTCAGAGGCAGAGGCTGGTGTTTGACAACGGCCAGAGGACACAGCTCAGCGACGACTCGCGGACCGTCAGCCACTACTGCCTGCAGCCTGGTTCCCGGGTGTCTCTGCTGGTGACCCAGCCGGAGACCATCCAGGTGTTCCTCAGAAACGAAAAGGGGCAGATGAGCACCTATGACATCAAACCCGACGAGACTGTGAGCGACTTCAAGCGCAAGGTCCAGTGCAGAGAGGGGGTCCAGGCGagccagctgaggctgattcaCCAAAGCAAAGAGATGAGGGAGGGTAAACTTTCTGACTACAGCGTCAAAGCGCTGAGCACCATCGACATGATGCTCCGCctgagaggaggctga
- the LOC139283966 gene encoding polyubiquitin-like: protein MDIIIIMLDGTSHSLRVSPQDTVGSLKTLVHQQLGVPPQRQRLVFDNGQRTQLSDDSRTVSHYCLQPGSRVSLLVTQPETIQVFLRNEKGQMSTYDIKPDETVSDFKRKVQCREGVQASQLRLIHQSKEMREGKLSDYSVKALSTIDMMLRLRGG from the coding sequence ATGGATATAATCATCATTATGCTGGATGGGACGTCTCACAGCCTGAGGGTGAGCCCGCAGGACACAGTGGGCTCTCTGAAAACACTCGTTCATCAGCAGCTAGGAGTTCCCCCTCAGAGGCAGAGGCTGGTGTTTGACAACGGCCAGAGGACACAGCTCAGCGACGACTCGCGGACCGTCAGCCACTACTGCCTGCAGCCTGGTTCCCGGGTGTCTCTGCTGGTGACCCAGCCGGAGACCATCCAGGTGTTCCTCAGAAACGAAAAGGGGCAGATGAGCACCTATGACATCAAACCCGACGAGACTGTGAGCGACTTCAAGCGCAAGGTCCAGTGCAGAGAGGGGGTCCAGGCGAGCCAGCTGAGACTGATTCACCAAAGCAAAGAGATGAGGGAGGGTAAACTTTCTGACTACAGCGTCAAAGCGCTGAGCACCATCGACATGATGCTCCGCctgagaggaggctga
- the gatc gene encoding glutamyl-tRNA(Gln) amidotransferase subunit C, mitochondrial, which produces MSVFSLSVKRICRGVSLKIPRPSFSLSTNDGHSATNSGNFLSRRNRCLQSHITHVTRLLSAKAHNPKVPEVATWEPVPEDQLPPRAQIPADLVDKLERLALVDFRTKQGVACLEKAVRFADQLHVVDTSGVEPMDSVLEDRALNLRDDAAMEGDCAEELLQLSKNTVEEYFVAPPGNIPLPKREERAAMLKHSEF; this is translated from the exons atgtcagtgtttagTCTCAGCGTTAAACGCATATGCCGCGGCGTGTCATTGAAAATCCCTCGGCCTTCATTTAGCCTGTCAACAAACGATGGACACTCAGCAACAAACAGTGGGAACTTCCTCAGTAGAAGAAACAGGTGCCTGCAGAGCCACATCACACATGTAACGCGTCTTTTGAGCGCTAAAGCACATAACCCCAAG GTACCAGAGGTTGCAACATGGGAACCAGTACCAGAGGACCAACTTCCCCCG CGTGCCCAAATCCCTGCTGACCTGGTGGACAAACTAGAGCGACTTGCCTTGGTTGACTTCCGCACCAAACAGGGAGTGGCCTGTTTGGAGAAAGCCGTACGATTCGCAGATCAGCTTCACGTTGTTGACACGTCGGGGGTTGAACCGATGGATTCAGTTCTGGAAGACAG GGCATTAAACCTCAGGGACGATGCAGCGATGGAAGGAGACTGTGCTGAAGAACTGCTTCAGCTCTCCAAAAACACAGTGGAAGAATACTTTGTGGCTCCACCAG GAAACATTCCTCTAccaaagagggaggagagggctGCCATGCTGAAACACTCAGAGTTCTGA